Genomic window (Phycisphaeraceae bacterium):
GCTGCAAAGTCTGGTACGAATCTTGATACCCTCGTTGGCAGGCTGGTGATTGAGCAGGGATTGGCAACCGAAGACGAGGTTGAGCAGGCTCGGGCTGCGAAGACCAGTGAAGAAACCTCACTGATTGAAACGCTTGTCAACGCACACTTTGTTACGCATGGTCAGATTGCTCGACTGAGATCACAGATTGAGGCTGAGCGTTCCGGCCAGAAGATCCCAGGGTACAAACTTCTCGGCAAGCTCGGCGCAGGTGCCATGGCGACTGTGTTTAAAGCCAAGCAGATAAGCCTGAATCGCGATGTTGCCATCAAGGTGCTGCCACGCAAGAGCACAGCAAACCCACAGTTTGTTGAGCGATTTTATGCTGAAGGGCGAGCTGCTGCGCAACTGAACCATCCAAACATTGTGCAGGCGTACGACGTTGCTAAAGCTGGCGACTATCACTACTTTGTCATGGAATATGTCGACGGACGCACCGTCTATGACGACATTGCGAAGCACAAGCGAATTCCTGAGAAGGAAGCTATTCAGATTGCGATTCAGGTTGCTGAAGCGCTCGAGCACGCCCACGACAAGGGGCTGATCCACCGCGATGTCAAACCAAAGAACATCATGATCGCCACAAACGGCGTTGTGAAACTGGCAGACCTTGGTCTGGCTCGCGCCATGAGCGATTCAGAGATGGCAGAAGCAGAAGCAGGCAAGGCGTTTGGGACGCCATACTACATTAGTCCGGAGCAGATCCGTGGCGAGAAGACCATAGGCCCACAGGCAGACATTTACTCCCTCGGTGCAACGCTCTACCACATGGTAACCGGCAACGTTCCGTTCGACGGCAAAAACCCGTCAAGTGTGATGCACAAGCACCTGAAGAATGACCTCGTGCCGCCAGATCAGGTCAACCCGGCGCTCGGCGCAGGCATCAGCCAGGTCATCGAGATGATGATGGCGAAGAGCCGAAAAAACCGGTACCAAACCAGCCACGATCTCCTTGTGGATCTTCGAGCCATCGCCAAGGGAGAATCTCCTGTGCTGGCTGGGCGCGAGTTTCGAGAGATGGATCTTGCTGGCCTCGCAACTGCTGAGGCGAGTGCGCCAGTCGAACTCCAACAGGATACATCACGAGGCACAGGAAACAGCCAGCCACTCCTGTTCGCACTGATCGCGGTGAGCGTCATCGCTGCTCTCAGCATCATTGGCAATGTGATCCAGATGCTGTGACCGACGACATCAGGTAACGCACAACTTTCCCACTCATACTGCACACGGCACAACTAGTGTTGAAATCATGTCCATTGTTGGGCACGAACTTGCAACGCAGCGAGTTGCATTTTCCACAGAAGTATCACACTTCACACACAGTTGACAGGTTGCAGACAAGATCGTTGATCTGCTGAAACTGCTCAAATCTTCGACATTCTGCCGATACTCTCAGCAACGCTTTGGTGGGAGTACGTCGCAGTGCAGAACTGGGCTGGCACACACGTTTTCATGATCGGCATTGGTGGCTGTGGCATGTCCGGGCTTGCGCGCATGCTTCGCGCACGTGGCGCTGTGGTGACAGGGGTAGACGCGTGCGCCTCAAAGACCACGCGGGACCTTGCAACACATGATATTAGGGTGCTCATTGGCCCATCCGATCCGGCACAAGCTCGCGTTGGATATGAACGCTTGCCCGACTCGTGTGATCTTGTCGTCATGACAGCAGCGGTAAAGGAAACACATCCACTGTTGCTTGATGCCAAGCGTCGAAACATGCGCGTGCTCACATACGCTCGGGCGCTCGGCCAGATGATGGCGCAATGCACCGGTGTCGCGCTCGCAGGTACCCACGGCAAAAGCACAACCGCAGCCATGCTTGGGTGCATCCTAACAGATGCAAAGCTCGATCCAAACGTGATCGTTGGTGCGGGTGTGCCACAACTGGAACTTGGATGTCTAGCGCCGCAGGCTACAAAGACAGACGTGCTCGACGGGTTCTGTGTGCCGACATCAACAGGATTCCGAATGGGATCGCGCACAGTGCCCTATGGGCCGTTCCGTGAAAAGCCGGGCATTCTCGTTGCTGAAGCGTGTGAGTTCAACCGGTCCTTTCTCAATATGCGTCCGATCGTTTGCAGTATCGCCAATGTCGAGCCTGATCATCTTGATGTGTACGGGTCGATCGATTCACTTGTCGACACGTTCGCAGACCTTGCTGCGCTTGTGCCAGACGCTGCTGATGGCGGGTACCTCCTTATCAATCATGACAACGCGCATCGGCAGAAGGTGTGCGCCAAAGTAACCTGCGAGATCGAGACCATCGGCTTTAATCCCGATGCCGATTGGCGAGTCGAGTATGAACCCTCAATCCAGCGCGTGATGCTCTCCAATCAGGATCACACGGTTGCGACATGGACAATGAAGATCCCCGGATCGCACAATGCGATGAATGCAGCGGTTGCTGCTGTACTCTCGCTTCGGTTTGGTGCTGACTGCGCGACGATTGCAGCATCGCTCGAACGCTTTGCTGGTGCAAACCGCCGTACCCAGGTCTTGGGCACAAGATCCATCGGTCGAGGCACACACACCGGCGATGTAAAGGTGTGGGATGATTACGGACATCATCCAACCGAATGTGAATCAACACTCAAGGCGATCAGACAGATGGACAATCTGGACCGCACCGATGCGAAACTCGTGTGTGTGTTCCAGCCACATCAGCACTCGCGCACGCTCCACTTTCTCGATGAGTTTGCGCTCGCGTTTTCCGATGCTGACATTGTGATCGTGCCTGAGATTTACTTTGTTCGTGACAAGGACGAGGATCGAATCAAGGTTACTGGTGCACTTCTTGTTGACCGGCTTCGTGCAAACGGCGTGCACGCGATCCACATGCATCCGTTTGAAGCGATTACAGACATGCTCGAACTCGTCTGCGAACCAGGAGACTCGCTGGTCGTCATGGGAGCTGGACCGATCGGAGAGGTGGGATACGCGTTTCTCCATGCCCGGGATCCGAAGCCGTCGCAATCGCAGATGATCGAACCGCAGCACGCACACTCTGCAGCGAGGTCGTAACGTGCGCACGATCCGAACGAGCATTGAGATCCTTGAGCACGTGCCGATCAGCACGTGGTTTGGTGTGGGCGGCTGCGCAGATGCAATGGCAACGCCGACATCGCTTGACGAACTCCGCGCGTGTCGCGATATCGATGACAAGCTTGTCGTTCTTGGCGAAGGAGCAAATCTGCTTGTGTGCGATGAGGGCATCGACAGGCTTGTTGTACGACTTTCATCGCCCGCGTTCACACAATGTGCGTTCCACGACAACGGGATCGTCAGTGTTGGCTCCGGTGTCACGTTGCCCAAACTCATCAACTTGTGCGAACGCCGGGGGCTTGCAGGGATCGAGGGGCTTGCTGGTTTCCCTGCTTCCAT
Coding sequences:
- a CDS encoding serine/threonine protein kinase, translated to MASEQHPTPHVTNGSADSNESNEGSGMLDAADTPSRQPSSLADTMATLQEAAKSGTNLDTLVGRLVIEQGLATEDEVEQARAAKTSEETSLIETLVNAHFVTHGQIARLRSQIEAERSGQKIPGYKLLGKLGAGAMATVFKAKQISLNRDVAIKVLPRKSTANPQFVERFYAEGRAAAQLNHPNIVQAYDVAKAGDYHYFVMEYVDGRTVYDDIAKHKRIPEKEAIQIAIQVAEALEHAHDKGLIHRDVKPKNIMIATNGVVKLADLGLARAMSDSEMAEAEAGKAFGTPYYISPEQIRGEKTIGPQADIYSLGATLYHMVTGNVPFDGKNPSSVMHKHLKNDLVPPDQVNPALGAGISQVIEMMMAKSRKNRYQTSHDLLVDLRAIAKGESPVLAGREFREMDLAGLATAEASAPVELQQDTSRGTGNSQPLLFALIAVSVIAALSIIGNVIQML